The Acidobacteriota bacterium genome contains a region encoding:
- a CDS encoding integration host factor subunit beta, whose product MIKNDIINGVAAAADVPRQKATQAVETVIDVMRQALARGERIELRGFGVFLVKPRKRGIGRNPKRPTEEVQIPPGFTIRFKPGKELRDMTGTLEPDSKEPAHDAPAAPATRT is encoded by the coding sequence GTGATCAAGAACGACATCATCAACGGCGTCGCCGCAGCGGCCGACGTGCCGCGGCAGAAGGCTACCCAGGCCGTCGAGACGGTCATCGACGTGATGCGCCAGGCCCTCGCGCGCGGCGAGCGCATCGAGCTGCGCGGCTTCGGCGTGTTCCTCGTCAAGCCCCGCAAGCGTGGCATCGGTCGGAACCCGAAGCGCCCGACCGAGGAAGTCCAGATTCCGCCCGGATTCACGATCCGCTTCAAGCCCGGCAAGGAGCTCCGCGACATGACCGGCACGCTCGAGCCGGACTCGAAGGAGCCCGCCCACGACGCCCCCGCCGCCCCCGCCACCCGCACCTGA
- a CDS encoding cobalamin B12-binding domain-containing protein, translated as MSDRPIRVLVAKPGLDGHDRGAKVVARALRDAGMEVIYSGLRQTPQQIAAAAVQEDVDVVGLSILSGAHNVLVPEVLLALKERGGEGIAVVVGGIIPDKDIAPLKAKGVRDVFLPGTSTASTVDAIRRLAGERAGS; from the coding sequence ATGAGCGACCGTCCGATCCGCGTCCTCGTCGCCAAGCCGGGCCTCGACGGTCACGACCGCGGCGCCAAGGTCGTCGCCCGCGCACTGCGCGACGCCGGCATGGAAGTCATCTACTCGGGCCTGCGCCAGACGCCGCAGCAGATCGCCGCGGCCGCCGTCCAGGAGGACGTCGACGTCGTCGGCCTCTCGATCCTCTCGGGCGCCCACAACGTCCTCGTGCCCGAAGTCCTCCTGGCGCTCAAGGAGCGCGGCGGCGAGGGCATCGCCGTCGTCGTGGGCGGGATCATTCCGGACAAGGACATCGCGCCGCTGAAAGCCAAGGGAGTCCGCGACGTCTTCCTGCCGGGCACGAGCACGGCTTCCACGGTCGACGCGATCCGCCGCCTAGCGGGCGAACGGGCCGGCTCCTGA